A single genomic interval of Sphingobium sp. EM0848 harbors:
- a CDS encoding FAD-dependent oxidoreductase: MAFAHLLQPGRIGSMELRNRIFMTPMGSNLADEDGISGERLRAYYTARAKGGAALITMGSVSIGFPEGSSNWRQEAVSDERHVPGIRAIADAVHAHGAKLAVQLHHAGLVAMNDMLAGRPIWTPSVPAVGKSDGDMMEGFLADELAIFTAPFASMGEPRYRVMDRDDIAYIVDLFARAAVRAKQAGVDAIEIHAGHGYLISAFLNPLINQRTDEYGGTIENRTRLLCDIIRGIRAAVGADTPIWPRIDSQHFLIDGGITVEDAATTARLAQEAGADAIHVSADGHPGRGLTYSTGHATDMRNGFVEAAARIKAAVGIPVICPGRIEPADGDRFIGEGRLDYITMGRKLLADPDLPNKLASGDSAGIRPCIYCYTCISQIFFSRPVKCAVNPETGFERERALRVAVKQRKIAVIGGGPAGMEASRRLAAQGHRVTLVEASGTLGGTARFASIAYAPNAGIVNWLRREVSGTSNITLRLGTEATVELMQRLAPDHVVVATGARRAMPPIPGADRDFVFNGDEMRSLMLAQNLESLDGKVNATTRLAVRLGRLTGLTNRPEFVRAASRRWMPFGKRIVIIGGELVGMELAEFLAQRGRQVTIIDQADRLGAGLQVVRRWRVLDELHHLGVTMLADVRDVEIGDHLVRYANPAGQLRTLAADHVIVAQGATGDTSLAETLAVAGFSVDVIGDAKGVGYIEGAMQDAAELARKWGEEIV; the protein is encoded by the coding sequence ATGGCATTCGCGCATCTGCTCCAGCCGGGGCGGATCGGTTCCATGGAATTGCGAAACCGCATTTTCATGACGCCGATGGGCTCGAACCTCGCCGATGAAGACGGTATTTCGGGTGAAAGGTTGCGAGCCTATTATACGGCCAGGGCCAAGGGTGGCGCTGCGTTGATCACCATGGGCTCGGTCTCGATCGGTTTCCCCGAGGGATCGAGCAACTGGCGGCAGGAAGCCGTGTCGGACGAACGGCATGTGCCGGGCATTCGGGCGATCGCCGACGCCGTCCATGCACATGGTGCGAAGCTTGCAGTTCAGCTTCATCATGCCGGTCTTGTCGCAATGAACGACATGCTTGCCGGTCGTCCCATCTGGACGCCGTCCGTTCCCGCCGTCGGCAAGAGCGACGGCGATATGATGGAGGGTTTCCTTGCCGACGAGTTGGCGATCTTCACGGCGCCTTTCGCCAGCATGGGGGAACCTCGCTATCGCGTGATGGATCGGGATGACATCGCCTATATCGTCGACCTGTTCGCGCGCGCCGCCGTCCGGGCAAAGCAGGCGGGTGTCGATGCGATCGAGATTCATGCCGGCCATGGCTATCTGATTTCGGCCTTTCTCAACCCGCTGATCAATCAGCGCACCGACGAATATGGCGGGACGATCGAGAACCGGACGCGTCTGCTATGCGACATCATTCGGGGCATACGTGCGGCTGTGGGGGCCGATACTCCCATCTGGCCCAGGATCGACAGCCAGCATTTCCTGATCGACGGCGGTATCACGGTCGAGGATGCCGCTACGACCGCTCGACTGGCGCAGGAAGCGGGAGCCGATGCGATCCATGTCTCGGCCGATGGCCATCCGGGCAGGGGCCTTACCTACTCCACGGGGCATGCCACCGATATGCGCAACGGTTTTGTCGAGGCGGCCGCCCGGATCAAGGCTGCGGTCGGCATACCCGTCATCTGTCCCGGCCGGATCGAACCGGCCGATGGCGACCGTTTCATTGGCGAAGGCAGGCTCGACTACATCACCATGGGGCGCAAGCTGCTTGCCGATCCCGATCTGCCGAACAAGCTGGCCAGCGGTGACAGTGCGGGCATCCGACCCTGCATCTATTGCTACACCTGCATCAGTCAGATCTTCTTCTCCCGCCCGGTCAAATGCGCGGTCAACCCGGAAACCGGGTTCGAGCGCGAGCGGGCCTTGAGGGTGGCGGTGAAACAGCGGAAAATTGCCGTCATTGGTGGCGGACCCGCCGGTATGGAAGCGTCGCGACGGCTGGCGGCGCAGGGCCATCGGGTGACGCTGGTGGAAGCGAGCGGTACGCTGGGCGGGACCGCGCGTTTCGCATCGATCGCCTATGCGCCCAATGCCGGTATCGTGAACTGGTTGCGGCGCGAAGTTTCGGGCACATCCAACATCACTCTTCGTCTTGGCACGGAAGCGACCGTCGAACTGATGCAGAGGCTGGCGCCCGATCATGTCGTCGTGGCAACGGGCGCGCGCAGGGCCATGCCCCCCATTCCGGGTGCCGATCGCGATTTTGTCTTCAACGGTGATGAAATGCGCAGCTTGATGCTGGCGCAGAATTTGGAATCGCTTGACGGCAAGGTGAACGCCACCACGCGGCTCGCGGTTCGGCTGGGGCGGTTGACGGGCCTGACCAATCGACCGGAGTTCGTGAGGGCGGCGAGCCGGCGCTGGATGCCGTTCGGCAAACGGATCGTCATCATCGGCGGCGAACTGGTTGGCATGGAACTGGCCGAATTTCTGGCGCAGCGCGGGCGACAGGTGACGATCATCGACCAGGCCGATCGCCTGGGCGCTGGACTACAGGTCGTGCGGCGTTGGCGTGTCCTCGACGAACTGCATCATCTGGGCGTCACGATGCTGGCTGATGTCCGGGATGTCGAGATCGGCGATCACCTTGTGCGCTACGCCAATCCCGCCGGGCAGCTACGCACGCTCGCCGCAGATCATGTCATCGTCGCACAGGGAGCGACCGGGGACACATCGCTGGCGGAGACGCTCGCGGTTGCAGGCTTTTCGGTTGATGTCATCGGGGATGCCAAGGGCGTCGGCTATATCGAAGGCGCGATGCAGGACGCCGCTGAACTGGCGCGGAAATGGGGAGAAGAGATCGTATGA
- a CDS encoding IS5 family transposase — MWTRASRSRMAGFEKRSKRYPTDLTDEEWRFIQPFLPPVPKRGRKPTTDLRDVLDALRYLARTGGGWRMLPNDFPPWQTVYWWFRRFVRRLLFRTIHDVALMLDRERENREQSPTAAVVDSQSIKAPAAEKRGFDAGKKIVGRKRHIAVDTDGRLLMVNLTTADISDSAGAQAIVAAIRKRWPWLKHLFADGAYDRTRLMDAAVYRDFVLEIVRRTDKEPGFKVLPRRWVVERTFGWMTRWKRLVRDYERRLDVSEAMIHVALGSLMLRRIVHP; from the coding sequence ATGTGGACCCGAGCGAGCCGTAGCCGAATGGCAGGATTTGAGAAACGATCGAAGCGTTACCCGACCGATCTGACCGACGAGGAATGGCGGTTCATCCAGCCGTTCCTGCCGCCGGTGCCGAAGCGGGGGCGCAAGCCGACGACCGATCTGCGCGATGTTCTCGATGCCCTGCGCTACCTTGCCCGGACAGGCGGCGGCTGGCGGATGCTGCCGAACGACTTTCCGCCTTGGCAAACGGTCTATTGGTGGTTCAGGCGGTTCGTCCGCCGCCTGCTGTTCCGTACGATCCACGACGTTGCCCTGATGCTTGACCGCGAGCGCGAGAACCGGGAGCAAAGTCCGACCGCAGCGGTTGTCGATAGCCAGTCGATCAAGGCGCCAGCAGCAGAAAAGCGCGGCTTTGATGCCGGCAAGAAGATCGTCGGCCGCAAACGCCATATCGCAGTCGACACCGATGGCAGGCTGCTGATGGTCAACCTCACCACCGCCGACATCTCCGACAGCGCCGGTGCCCAGGCCATTGTCGCAGCCATCCGCAAACGCTGGCCCTGGCTCAAGCACCTGTTCGCCGATGGCGCCTATGACCGTACCCGCCTCATGGACGCTGCCGTCTATCGCGACTTCGTCCTCGAAATCGTGCGGCGCACCGATAAGGAGCCGGGCTTCAAGGTGTTGCCCCGACGATGGGTCGTCGAGCGAACCTTCGGCTGGATGACCAGATGGAAGCGCCTCGTCCGGGATTACGAACGACGCCTCGACGTCTCCGAGGCGATGATCCACGTCGCCCTCGGAAGCCTTATGCTTCGCAGAATCGTCCATCCATGA
- a CDS encoding SDR family oxidoreductase: MILKDKVVIITGAGPGMGQALCRGAAAEGAKVAISARSADAIAAIRDDIVAAGGKAIAVPTDVSDVSQCQRLVDETLKAFGRVDGLVHSAYYHPDWTPLESADIDQISRALDVIAVGGLRMAQAVIPTMRNQKSGSIVNISTLATRKPNPGEGGYAMGKSALAQLSRQLAVELGGTGIRVNTALMGWMDGAPLDNFFASLPDGGEALRAETAARIPVGHIPPDRDCAKAVYFLLSDYASEVSGVALDVNGGDWVSP, translated from the coding sequence ATGATCCTGAAGGACAAGGTGGTGATCATCACGGGTGCTGGTCCGGGCATGGGGCAAGCCCTTTGCCGTGGCGCTGCGGCAGAGGGCGCGAAGGTCGCGATTTCGGCCCGCTCGGCCGATGCAATCGCTGCGATTCGCGATGACATTGTTGCAGCCGGGGGCAAGGCGATCGCCGTACCGACCGACGTCAGCGACGTGTCTCAATGCCAGCGTCTGGTCGATGAGACGCTGAAGGCATTCGGACGTGTCGATGGCTTGGTCCATTCAGCCTATTATCATCCGGACTGGACCCCGCTGGAAAGTGCGGACATAGATCAGATCAGCCGCGCGCTCGACGTGATCGCCGTGGGCGGCCTGCGTATGGCGCAAGCGGTGATCCCGACGATGCGCAATCAGAAATCCGGATCGATCGTCAATATTTCGACGCTGGCGACCCGCAAGCCCAATCCGGGTGAAGGTGGCTATGCCATGGGGAAATCGGCGCTGGCCCAGCTTTCGCGCCAACTTGCCGTCGAGCTGGGCGGCACGGGCATTCGTGTCAACACCGCGCTGATGGGCTGGATGGACGGTGCGCCGCTCGACAATTTCTTCGCCAGCTTGCCCGACGGTGGCGAGGCGCTGCGCGCGGAAACGGCGGCGCGTATTCCGGTCGGCCATATTCCGCCGGACAGGGATTGCGCCAAGGCGGTCTATTTCCTGCTGTCGGACTATGCCAGCGAAGTCAGCGGCGTCGCGCTTGATGTCAATGGCGGCGATTGGGTTTCGCCCTGA
- a CDS encoding DUF4011 domain-containing protein, with the protein MAEGGASTLFLSLGSLKWKKKPEDEESYRAPLILLPVKLERKSALSGVVMTHHEDDPRFNLTLIELLRQDFERSIRSRKGRSRLTRAAST; encoded by the coding sequence ATGGCCGAAGGTGGGGCCAGCACGCTGTTCCTCTCCCTCGGATCCCTCAAATGGAAGAAGAAACCGGAAGATGAGGAAAGTTATCGGGCGCCGCTGATCCTGCTTCCCGTCAAGCTGGAGCGGAAAAGCGCGCTGTCCGGCGTCGTGATGACGCATCATGAAGATGATCCGCGCTTCAACCTGACGCTGATCGAACTGTTGCGTCAGGATTTTGAACGCAGCATCCGGTCCAGGAAGGGCCGCTCCCGACTGACGAGAGCGGCATCGACGTGA
- a CDS encoding SDR family NAD(P)-dependent oxidoreductase, with product MREGRFPEGCVLVVGGSGGIGAAVAKCFADAGTDVAITYYSKPAVAGRVRDEIGALGRKATSHRVDVRDPGEVEVVIDQAIAEHGRIHTVIWGAGPLVDQQILADTTHEQWRRAIDVEVHGFFNVVKAALPHFRTSGGGSFVTLGSAGHDRWPDKDGLSVAPKAANESLVRGIAREEGRHNIRANSVLVGVIEAGMFLELTRQGVFSQEWVDEVQKQLALKRWGCPEEIGHAAVFLASREAAYVTGQTISVSGGFGI from the coding sequence ATGAGGGAAGGGCGATTTCCCGAGGGCTGCGTCCTGGTGGTCGGTGGCAGCGGCGGGATTGGGGCCGCCGTGGCGAAATGCTTCGCCGACGCCGGAACCGATGTCGCCATCACCTATTACAGCAAGCCAGCTGTGGCCGGCCGGGTGCGGGACGAGATCGGCGCCTTGGGGCGGAAGGCGACTTCGCACCGTGTCGATGTCCGCGATCCCGGCGAAGTCGAAGTGGTCATCGATCAGGCCATCGCCGAGCATGGCCGGATACACACCGTCATTTGGGGGGCCGGCCCATTGGTTGATCAGCAGATTCTGGCCGATACGACGCATGAGCAGTGGAGGCGGGCGATCGATGTCGAGGTGCATGGTTTCTTCAACGTCGTAAAGGCCGCGCTTCCACATTTTCGCACGAGCGGGGGCGGATCGTTCGTCACGCTTGGGTCGGCGGGGCATGACCGTTGGCCGGATAAGGATGGCCTCTCGGTTGCGCCCAAGGCCGCCAATGAGTCGCTGGTGCGCGGCATAGCCCGTGAGGAAGGCCGGCATAATATCCGGGCGAACAGCGTCCTTGTCGGCGTCATAGAGGCAGGCATGTTCCTCGAACTGACCCGGCAGGGGGTTTTCTCGCAGGAATGGGTGGACGAGGTGCAGAAACAGCTGGCGCTGAAGCGCTGGGGGTGCCCGGAGGAAATCGGCCATGCGGCGGTTTTCCTGGCTTCCCGTGAGGCCGCCTATGTCACCGGGCAGACGATCAGCGTGTCTGGTGGGTTCGGCATCTGA
- a CDS encoding SDR family NAD(P)-dependent oxidoreductase — MTFGFSDRLVLVTGGSSGIGAALAQAVSDAGAHVTITGTAPDGGAYDALPSHARYLPMNLLDRASVEAVADACPKLDILINNAGRTAIPEDFDAAIDAGLKGTHALTTALLPKLAESRHDGGGAVLSMASMTAFWGSTVLPGYGAAKAGLLILTRSLAQAWGARGVRVNALAPGAIRTPMTAAFADDPVYGPGTASRIALGRWGEAEDMVGPALFLCSGAARYVTGECLSASGGYMIADS, encoded by the coding sequence ATGACGTTCGGTTTTTCCGACCGATTGGTCCTCGTCACGGGAGGGAGCAGCGGTATCGGCGCCGCGCTGGCGCAGGCGGTTTCTGACGCGGGCGCCCATGTCACGATCACCGGCACGGCGCCGGATGGCGGGGCATATGACGCTTTGCCGTCCCACGCCCGTTATCTGCCGATGAACCTGCTCGACCGCGCCAGCGTGGAGGCGGTGGCCGATGCCTGCCCGAAGCTCGATATCCTGATCAACAATGCCGGGCGCACCGCGATACCGGAGGATTTTGACGCCGCGATTGATGCCGGTCTGAAGGGCACTCATGCCCTTACCACGGCGTTGTTGCCGAAACTGGCGGAAAGCCGGCACGATGGTGGCGGCGCGGTGCTTTCCATGGCCTCCATGACGGCATTTTGGGGCAGCACTGTCCTGCCCGGTTATGGCGCGGCGAAAGCGGGTCTGCTCATATTGACGCGATCGTTGGCGCAGGCCTGGGGCGCACGAGGGGTGCGCGTCAATGCTCTGGCGCCCGGTGCCATCCGCACGCCGATGACCGCTGCGTTTGCGGACGACCCGGTTTATGGGCCGGGCACCGCGTCGCGCATTGCGCTTGGCCGCTGGGGTGAGGCGGAGGACATGGTCGGTCCTGCCCTGTTCCTGTGCAGCGGTGCGGCGCGCTATGTGACAGGGGAATGTCTGTCGGCCAGTGGCGGCTATATGATCGCGGACTCCTGA
- a CDS encoding nuclear transport factor 2 family protein → MTSIANRDLFIRMLTALGAKDFETFEACLAEDILLEWPFPVMESFPLERRGARWFREMLEISWRDFDPYAYRIEAIHDMAAGDMLIAEYSSRSRYLPTGAPYSNRYVSIVEFSGGLISRWREYLNPQVIAQVLGTGAQWNGEPGPVSGEKI, encoded by the coding sequence ATGACGAGCATCGCCAATCGCGACCTGTTCATCAGGATGCTGACAGCGCTGGGCGCCAAGGATTTCGAGACGTTCGAGGCGTGTCTTGCAGAAGACATCCTGCTGGAATGGCCCTTTCCGGTGATGGAGAGCTTTCCACTCGAACGGCGAGGTGCGCGCTGGTTTCGCGAGATGCTTGAAATCAGCTGGCGCGACTTTGATCCCTATGCCTATCGGATAGAGGCCATTCACGACATGGCGGCCGGCGATATGCTGATTGCCGAATATAGTTCACGCAGCCGCTACCTGCCCACGGGCGCACCTTATTCGAATCGCTATGTGTCGATCGTCGAATTTTCCGGCGGCCTTATCAGCCGTTGGCGGGAATATCTGAACCCGCAGGTGATCGCTCAGGTGCTCGGCACAGGCGCGCAATGGAATGGGGAACCCGGCCCGGTTTCGGGAGAGAAAATATGA